A stretch of the Rosa rugosa chromosome 5, drRosRugo1.1, whole genome shotgun sequence genome encodes the following:
- the LOC133707981 gene encoding uncharacterized protein LOC133707981: protein MGILQCVPSAFVNAFQHCVGQLNLFSSLSQPFEFLPAQNSPTPEFNTVRESIRTRLQGLNIVPCKRFFGDSLSSKLPRRVVRIKPKFRDLVVKIKAEGAVFGSSSSSSLKRVLDSSLDVEKYREIMNFLGVAYADDDWYTACINSCNLLLLSDEVYIELLGFLADNDAEFDSDSIETIPLLKYTDRKGSPALCTIKTTEEELKIRYAMGLELHTWLSKCNMEFGCPDNVYFLPNKTLEAVLNHQKSHPPKRRYRKKNHVESSSVCNWLNRSAGVKSLSAYDYAFLLLNHVSKKESNVAVRLSNFLYLAHKEGFLTEYEISDLCGRIPIVDGSDKVRVQRTITLVPSSGSKWAKLFGLQNPFAEQHYVDIGDVYAKSSLFLGKSTPEKELLHFVGEYSKATDIPDLCPPDVVLQIASHELSSEQAFLLLDWIRLLRTKNSSIPKNFIESIENGKWMKTFSGYKSPREVIFPDETGKALFDLMKHVLEDVAILDQEFYMNKIKLYQDELKFLGVRLGSENIGKLVTTRFLSLASSGMSKESTYSLLTFISFSRGRSMVDNGWLAVMKEKKWLKMLRGYNPPNGSILLLQSEIEVENCSKITNLPIVDEAFYGSRLGSFLSELRLLGVTYDADVVQRLIAENVNLTSNLSSMTGGCGLLILKCVRWLGSGAAGLINRIKCHPWVKTTLGFKSPLETVLPDPKWFSLLSTLQVPAIDELYYDNAIRQFVDELNAMGVVVDNTGTTVMIAARFKSLLSSSSLDPATVMALLRCIREMNLTMSLQHSELQWLLSEKWLKTRHGFKTPDESIIFSSKWGQLMLFVDLPLIDDVYYGTGIYKFRDELEKLGAITDFERGAPLVAKGLHSPIEAELLDADGIRSLLECIKSLMSRSLDDPLVGDFLKNIANSRCLKTTNGYKVPEDCILFDSSWECILNRLDAPSIDEAFYRTDISAYKNQLRDVGVKVDPQDVCSLLSGHLLSLTDTASITRIYSFLNKFQWSPKVLNKCNSQVWIPEPKSKAGAWAKSQCCVLHDKKNLFGSCLFSLDKSYSKELLPIFSSAFGVPENPSIKDYLLLWDIWASMNNSKVTVEKCSSFWKCIVDNWNPHIEETLKQNLTKVPATMSMSGQIYLIRKEEAFIADDLQLKTIFSSFDKAPLFVWFPNSSSSVPHRRLLEIYESLGVRKISASVKCTVKGMLSSEHWEKVEQNNGLIGRSLTKIVLAFLAGPELNVPFKERLEAAKSMSVLTVYKTDKPIKVCYRLMPSASTTVDVEKLKLVLWEKDSKRLFIDKSGYDGGKCDLEFVTSFANELAQGILAQARPAAAHALSRIIQMAYIYGFNENEVEFLLMTENLELFLEDKKFLDDAYPVSQKRTSKKLEQLGPSTPMPTCKKQRK, encoded by the coding sequence ATGGGAATTCTTCAATGTGTCCCATCAGCCTTTGTGAATGCATTTCAACATTGTGTGGGACAACTGaacctcttttcttctttaagTCAGCCATTTGAGTTTTTGCCTGCTCAAAACTCGCCAACGCCAGAGTTTAATACAGTACGAGAGTCCATTAGGACTAGGCTGCAAGGTCTAAACATAGTGCCCTGTAAAAGATTTTTTGGTGATAGTCTTTCCTCCAAGCTGCCTCGACGTGTAGTACGGATCAAGCCAAAATTTAGGGACTTGGTTGTTAAAATTAAAGCGGAAGGTGCTGTTTTTGGcagttcatcttcatcttcattgaAGAGGGTCTTGGATTCATCTCTGGATGTTGAAAAATACAGGGAAATTATGAACTTTCTAGGTGTGGCATATGCTGATGATGATTGGTACACAGCTTGCATCAACTCTTGTAATCTTTTGTTGTTATCAGATGAAGTCTACATTGAACTGCTTGGTTTTTTGGCTGATAATGATGCAGAGTTTGACTCAGATAGCATTGAGACCATACCTCTTCTTAAGTATACTGATCGGAAAGGGAGTCCAGCCTTGTGTACAATTAAAACTACAGAAGAGGAACTCAAGATTCGATATGCTATGGGCCTGGAGCTTCACACATGGCTCAGCAAGTGCAATATGGAGTTTGGCTGTCCTGATAATGTGTATTTCTTACCAAATAAGACACTGGAAGCTGTTTTGAATCACCAGAAAAGTCATCCCCCAAAGCGACGTTATAGAAAGAAAAATCACGTGGAGAGTTCATCTGTCTGCAATTGGCTGAATAGAAGTGCTGGAGTGAAATCTCTTTCAGCATATGATTATGCTTTCTTACTTTTGAATCATGTATCGAAGAAGGAATCCAATGTTGCAGTCAGATTATCCAATTTCCTTTATCTTGCCCACAAGGAAGGCTTCCTCACTGAATATGAAATATCTGATCTTTGTGGTAGGATTCCAATTGTTGATGGGTCTGATAAAGTAAGAGTGCAAAGAACCATAACTTTGGTCCCTTCATCAGGGAGCAAATGGGCCAAATTGTTTGGACTTCAAAATCCATTTGCTGAACAACATTATGTTGATATAGGGGATGTTTATGCTAAAAGCAGTTTGTTTCTTGGGAAATCTACCCCTGAGAAAGAGCTTCTGCATTTTGTTGGCGAGTATAGCAAAGCTACGGACATACCCGACTTGTGTCCTCCAGATGTGGTGTTACAGATCGCATCTCATGAACTCTCGAGTGAGCAGGCCTTTTTACTCCTTGATTGGATCAGGTTACTGCGCACCAAGAATTCATCCATACCCAAAAACTTCATTGAAAGCATTGAAAATGGAAAGTGGATGAAGACATTCTCAGGTTATAAATCTCCACGAGAGGTCATTTTTCCAGATGAAACAGGAAAAGCTCTTTTTGATTTGATGAAGCATGTTCTGGAGGATGTTGCTATTTTGGACCAAGAATTTTATAtgaataaaatcaaactttaccAAGATGAACTGAAATTTCTTGGTGTGCGGCTTGGATCTGAGAATATAGGGAAGCTGGTCACCACTCGCTTTTTGTCTCTCGCATCTTCTGGAATGAGCAAAGAATCCACATATTCTTTGCTAACTTTCATTAGCTTCTCTAGAGGGAGGAGCATGGTTGATAATGGTTGGTTGGCTGTTATGAAGGAGAAGAAGTGGCTGAAGATGCTCCGAGGTTACAATCCTCCCAACGGATCTATTCTTTTGCTGCAATCTGAGATAGAAGTTGAAAACTGTTCAAAGATTACAAATCTTCCGATTGTTGATGAAGCATTCTATGGAAGCAGATTAGGTTCATTCTTATCTGAGTTGAGGCTACTTGGAGTGACATATGATGCGGATGTGGTCCAAAGATTGATTGCAGAGAACGTAAATCTAACTTCAAATCTGTCTTCTATGACTGGTGGTTGTGGTTTGCTGATTCTTAAATGTGTTAGATGGTTGGGATCTGGAGCTGCAGGCTTGATTAACAGGATTAAATGCCATCCTTGGGTAAAGACAACTCTAGGTTTCAAAAGCCCTTTGGAAACTGTTCTTCCTGATCCTAAGTGGTTTTCTTTGCTCAGTACTCTTCAAGTCCCTGCCATAGATGAATTGTATTATGACAATGCAATTAGGCAATTTGTTGATGAATTGAATGCAATGGGAGTGGTAGTTGATAACACTGGAACAACTGTGATGATAGCTGCTCGGTTTAAATCCCTATTGTCTTCCTCTAGCTTAGATCCTGCCACTGTTATGGCGCTGTTACGTTGCATCAGAGAAATGAATCTAACTATGTCTTTACAACACTCTGAACTGCAGTGGCTGCTGTCTGAAAAATGGTTAAAAACTCGGCATGGATTCAAGACTCCTGATGAATCAATTATTTTCAGCTCTAAATGGGGACAATTGATGTTGTTTGTTGATCTTCCTCTAATTGATGACGTGTACTATGGTACTGGCATATATAAGTTTAGGGATGAGCTAGAGAAGTTGGGTGCCATCACCGATTTTGAACGAGGAGCTCCATTAGTAGCTAAAGGTCTACACAGTCCTATTGAAGCTGAGCTACTTGATGCAGATGGTATTAGATCATTGCTAGAGTGCATAAAGTCTCTGATGTCCCGATCGCTTGATGATCCCTTAGTGGGAGATTTTCTGAAGAACATTGCAAACAGCAGGTGTTTGAAGACCACAAACGGTTATAAAGTGCCAGAAGACTGCATTCTATTTGATTCATCCTGGGAATGCATTCTGAACAGGTTGGATGCACCAAGCATTGATGAAGCATTTTACAGAACTGACATTTCTGCTTACAAGAATCAATTGAGAGATGTTGGTGTGAAGGTAGATCCTCAGGATGTTTGTTCTCTTCTTTCTGGGCATCTTTTGTCACTGACAGACACAGCTTCAATAACAAGGATATATAGCTTCCTCAACAAGTTCCAGTGGAGTCCTAAAGTTCTAAATAAGTGCAACTCTCAGGTGTGGATTCCTGAACCAAAGAGTAAGGCAGGGGCATGGGCAAAATCTCAATGTTGTGTACTTCATGATAAGAAAAATCTGTTTGGCTCTTGTTTGTTCAGTCTGGACAAATCTTACAGTAAAGAGCTTCTCCCCATTTTTTCTTCAGCCTTTGGAGTTCCTGAAAATCCATCTATCAAGGATTACTTGCTGCTATGGGACATTTGGGCCTCAATGAACAACTCTAAAGTGACAGTTGAAAAATGCAGCTCGTTTTGGAAATGTATTGTTGACAACTGGAATCCACACATTGAAGAGACCCTAAAACAGAACTTAACAAAAGTACCTGCCACAATGTCCATGTCGGGGCAAATATATCTGATCAGAAAAGAGGAAGCATTCATTGCTGATGATTTGCAACTGAAAACAATTTTTTCGAGCTTTGATAAGGCACCTCTGTTTGTCTGGTTTCCCAATAGCTCGTCTTCTGTTCCTCATAGAAGACTTCTTGAAATTTATGAATCTCTTGGAGTTAGAAAGATCTCTGCATCTGTTAAGTGCACTGTGAAGGGAATGCTATCATCAGAGCATTGGGAAAAGGTTGAACAAAATAATGGATTGATTGGCAGGAGTTTGACCAAAATTGTTCTGGCTTTTCTTGCTGGTCCTGAGCTGAATGTGCCGTTCAAAGAGAGACTTGAGGCTGCAAAATCGATGAGTGTACTGACAGTGTATAAGACTGACAAACCAATTAAAGTCTGTTATCGGCTAATGCCATCCGCAAGTACAACAGTGGATGTGGAAAAACTGAAGCTGGTTCTTTGGGAGAAGGATTCTAAGCGGCTGTTCATTGATAAATCAGGTTATGATGGAGGAAAATGTGATTTAGAATTCGTTACTTCTTTTGCCAATGAACTGGCACAAGGAATACTAGCACAGGCAAGACCCGCAGCTGCACATGCATTAAGCAGAATTATCCAAATGGCATACATATATGGTTTTAATGAGAATGAAGTGGAGTTTTTGCTGATGACTGAAAACTTAGAGTTATTTTTGGAAGATAAGAAGTTTCTTGATGATGCATATCCTGTTAGCCAAAAGCGCACAAGTAAGAAGCTAGAGCAATTAGGTCCCTCAACACCAATGCCTACCTGCAAGAAGCAGCGTAAGTGA
- the LOC133712165 gene encoding small ribosomal subunit protein eS8 — protein sequence MGISRDSMHKRRATGGKKKAWRKKRKYELGRQPANTKLSSNKTVRRIRVRGGNVKWRALRLDTGNFSWGSEAVTRKTRLLDVVYNASNNELVRTQTLVKGAIVQVDAAPFRQWYLQHYNVEVGKKKKIAAAKKDTSEEAEAAPVEETKKSNHLTRKIEKRVQVRTLDSHIEEQFGGGRLLACMSSRPGQCGRADGYILEGKELEFYMKKLQRKKGKGAAATA from the exons ATgg GTATCTCACGTGACTCGATGCACAAGAGGCGTGCCACTGGAGGCAAGAAGAAGGcttggaggaagaagagaaa GTATGAGCTCGGTCGTCAGCCTGCAAACACTAAGCTTTCAAGCAACAAGACTGTGAGGCGAATCCGTGTCCGAGGAGGTAATGTGAAGTGGAGGGCTCTCAGGTTGGACACCGGCAACTTTTCATGGGGTAGTGAAGCTGTTACTCGTAAAACACGTCTTCTGGATGTGGTTTACAATGCCTCAAACAATGAACTTGTTAGAACACAAACCCTTGTCAAAGGTGCAATTGTCCAAGTTGATGCAGCCCCTTTTAGGCAATGGTACCTTCAGCACTACAATGTTGAGgttgggaaaaagaaaaagattgcTGCTGCTAAGAAGGATACTTCAGAG GAGGCAGAAGCAGCTCCTGTGGAGGAGACAAAGAAGAGTAATCATCTAACCAGAAAGATTGAGAAGCGTGTGCAAGTTCGTACACTGGACTCCCACATTGAAGAGCAGTTTGGGGGTGGTAGATTGTTGGCCTGCATGTCTTCCCGTCCTGGACAATGTGGAAGAGCTGATGG GTACATCTTGGAAGGTAAGGAGCTTGAGTTCTACATGAAGAAGCTCCAGAGGAAGAAGGGGAAGGGTGCTGCCGCCACTGCCTAA
- the LOC133712762 gene encoding RNA-dependent RNA polymerase 6, whose translation MELEGRENDTVVTQVSFGGFGSHVKAKDLVDYLEDEIGLVYRCRLKTSWTPPESLPSFELIDTADIETTDEYKKVEPHAFVHFASPESVTAAMNAVGRCQLFLKNQALKVSLGPENSYNMNKRRRTKIPFKLADVRLEIGSLVRLDEFFVAWRGPSYGVDFVVDPFDGTCKFCFRRDTAFSFKGMNKYAVIKCDFKVEFQVREISEFKHYTEPSYLVILLRLASSPWVSYRTADDDIDQSVPFDLLDDDDPWIRTTDFTPSGAIGRCNSYRVSIPPRHGAKLKKAISYLKKRRVQEVSIKKPPRIQDEPDFEMPMSDPFFSIHYKENISFEILFLVNAVMHRGILNQHQLSDGFFDLLRNQPKEINVAALKHLCSYKHPVFDASKRLKLVQEWLLRNPKLIKNPKHLDDIAEVRRLVITPTKAYCLPPEVELSNRVLRKYKEVADRFLRVTFMDEGMQTINSHVMNSYVAPIVKEITENTIPQKTKVYARVRAILMKGFQLCGRKYSFLAFSSNQLRDRSAWFFAEDKKINIQGIKNWMGKFHNRNVAKCAARMGQCFSSTYATVEVPSAQVNPKLPDIERNDYIFSDGIGRITPDLAMEVAERLKLDRDPPCAYQIRYGGCKGVIACWPPTGDGFRLSLRPSMNKFESDHTILEICSWTRFQPGFLNRQIITLLSALGVPDEIFWTMQETMVSKLKQMLVDTDVAFDVLTASCAEQGNAAAIMLSAGFKPQTEPHLRGMLTCIQAAQLWGLREKARIFVPSGRWLMGCLDELGVLEQGQCFVQVSTPSLENCFAKHGSRFDQIDKNLQVIKGFVVVGKNPCLHPGDIRILEAVDAPGLHHMHDCLVFPQKGHRPHTDEASGSDLDGDLYFVTWDENLIPPRKKSWEPMQYEAAEAKVSGRPVTNQDLIEFFVRNMVNENLGAICNAHVVHSDRSEYGAFDENCLKLAELAAIAVDFPKTGKIVTMPPPLKPKLYPDFMGKEDYQSYKSTKILGRLYRKICDAYDEDVATSSEQNHNPSDIKYDMDLEVPKAADFIADAWERKCSYNDQLQGLMAQYKVMREEEIVTGHVWSMPKYSSRKQGELQERLRHSYSALKKEFRQFFEKMDTGFESLTDDQKNSLYEQKASAWYQVTYHPDWVKRSLDLQRPDGPGDVVMLSFAWIAADYLARIKIKRREVGNIDSKKPINALTKYLADRI comes from the exons ATGGAATTAGAAGGAAGGGAAAATGACACAGTCGTAACTCAAGTCAGCTTTGGTGGATTTGGAAGTCATGTTAAAGCAAAAGATCTTGTAGACTACTTGGAAGATGAAATTGGGCTTGTATATAGGTGTCGGTTGAAAACTTCTTGGACCCCTCCAGAGTCTCTTCCGAGTTTTGAGCTCATTGATACTGCAGATATTGAAACAACAGATGAATATAAAAAGGTTGAGCCACATGCATTTGTGCATTTTGCTTCGCCCGAGTCAGTGACTGCTGCTATGAATGCTGTTGGGCGCTGTCAACTCTTTCTCAAGAACCAAGCATTGAAAGTAAGTTTGGGCCCTGAGAATTCATACAACATGAACAAGAGGAGGAGGACTAAAATTCCATTCAAGTTAGCTGATGTGCGTCTTGAGATTGGAAGTTTAGTTCGCCTAGATGAGTTCTTTGTTGCTTGGAGGGGGCCATCTTATGGGGTTGATTTTGTTGTGGATCCTTTTGATGGGACATGCAAATTTTGTTTTAGAAGAGATACTGCCTTTTCATTTAAAGGGATGAATAAGTATGCTGTGATAAAATGCGATTTTAAGGTGGAGTTCCAGGTAAGAGAAATCAGTGAATTTAAACACTATACAGAGCCTTCATATCTTGTAATTCTGTTGAGGCTGGCTTCATCACCTTGGGTTTCATATCGAACTGCCGATGATGATATTGATCAATCAGTTCCATTTGATTTGTTGGATGACGATGATCCTTGGATTAGAACCACAGATTTTACTCCTAGTGGGGCAATTGGGCGTTGTAATTCTTACAGAGTTTCAATCCCACCGCGGCATGGTGCTAAGCTGAAGAAGGCCATCAGTTATCTTAAAAAACGCAGGGTGCAAGAGGTTTCGATCAAAAAGCCACCTAGGATTCAGGATGAACCTGATTTTGAAATGCCCATGTCAGATCCTTTCTTCTCTATTCATTACAAGGAAAATATTTCCTTTGAGATATTGTTCTTGGTCAATGCTGTAATGCACAGGGGCATTTTAAATCAGCACCAGTTGTCAGACGGCTTTTTTGATTTACTGAGAAACCAACCAAAGGAGATCAATGTGGCTGCATTGAAGCACTTATGTTCATACAAACACCCGGTTTTTGATGCCTCTAAAAGGCTGAAACTTGTCCAAGAATGGTTGCTGAGAAACCCCAAGCTTATCAAGAATCCCAAACATTTGGATGATATTGCTGAAGTTAGGAGGTTGGTGATTACCCCAACTAAAGCCTATTGTCTTCCACCAGAGGTTGAACTATCCAACAGGGTTCttagaaaatataaagaagTTGCTGATAGGTTTTTAAGGGTTACCTTTATGGATGAAGGAATGCAGACAATAAATTCCCATGTTATGAATTCTTATGTTGCTCCTATTGTGAAGGAAATCACAGAAAACACCATCCCTCAGAAAACAAAAGTGTATGCAAGGGTTCGGGCCATTCTGATGAAGGGATTTCAATTATGTGGTCGTAAGTACTCGTTCTTGGCCTTCTCATCCAATCAACTGAGGGACCGTTCTGCCTGGTTTTTCGCTGAAGACAAGAAGATTAATATACAAGGAATCAAAAATTGGATGGGGAAGTTCCACAACAGAAACGTTGCAAAATGTGCTGCTAGGATGGGTCAGTGTTTTTCGTCTACATATGCAACGGTAGAAGTTCCATCAGCCCAGGTTAATCCTAAACTTCCAGATATTGAGAGAAATGACTATATCTTTTCTGATGGTATTGGTAGGATCACCCCAGACCTTGCAATGGAAGTTGCAGAAAGACTGAAATTGGACAGAGATCCACCTTGTGCATATCAAATTAGATACGGAGGCTGTAAAGGGGTTATTGCTTGTTGGCCACCGACAGGTGATGGCTTCCGGCTTTCTTTGAGGCCTAGTATGAACAAGTTTGAGTCGGACCATACTATATTGGAAATATGTTCATGGACTAGGTTCCAGCCAGGTTTCTTAAACAGGCAGATTATAACATTGCTTTCAGCACTTGGTGTTCCAGATGAAATATTCTGGACAATGCAGGAGACAATGGTTTCCAAATTAAAGCAGATGCTGGTGGACACAGATGTGGCGTTTGATGTTCTCACTGCATCCTGTGCTGAGCAAGGAAATGCTGCAGCTATAATGTTAAGTGCAGGTTTCAAGCCCCAGACAGAACCACATCTGAGAGGCATGTTGACCTGTATACAAGCCGCACAGCTCTGGGGACTTAGGGAAAAGGCCAGGATTTTTGTTCCTTCTGGGAGATGGCTTATGGGCTGTCTGGATGAGTTAGGGGTACTTGAGCAAGGCCAGTGCTTTGTCCAAGTGTCTACCCCATCGCTGGAAAACTGTTTTGCAAAGCATGGCTCTAGGTTTGATCAGATAGATAAAAATCTACAAGTAATAAAAGGGTTCGTAGTGGTAGGAAAGAATCCTTGCCTTCATCCAGGAGATATAAGGATTCTTGAAGCAGTTGATGCACCTGGGTTACACCACATGCATGATTGCCTTGTTTTCCCTCAGAAAGGTCATAGGCCTCACACAGATGAAGCTTCTGGTAGTGACCTAGATGGGGACCTCTACTTTGTCACATGGGATGAAAATCTTATTCCCCCACGTAAGAAGAGCTGGGAACCTATGCAGTATGAAGCTGCAGAAGCCAAAGTTTCAGGGCGTCCTGTCACGAACCAG GATTTAATCGAGTTTTTTGTGAGAAACATGGTGAATGAGAACCTGGGAGCGATATGCAATGCACATGTGGTTCATTCTGACCGCAGTGAATATGGAGCTTTCGATGAGAATTGCCTAAAACTAGCAGAATTAGCAGCCATAGCAGTTGATTTTCCCAAAACTGGGAAGATTGTTACCATGCCACCACCCCTAAAGCCAAAGCTATACCCAGATTTCATGGGAAAAGAGGACTACCAGTCGTACAAGTCTACTAAAATTTTAGGGAGACTCTATCGCAAGATTTGCGATGCTTATGATGAAGATGTGGCAACCTCTTCTGAGCAAAATCATAATCCCAGTGACATCAAATATGATATGGATCTGGAGGTTCCAAAAGCTGCAGATTTCATAGCTGATGCTTGGGAGAGAAAGTGCTCTTATAATGATCAGCTACAGGGTCTAATGGCACAGTATAAAGTTATGAGGGAAGAGGAGATTGTCACAGGACATGTTTGGTCAATGCCCAAGTATTCCAGCAGGAAGCAAGGGGAGCTGCAGGAGCGGTTGAGGCATTCTTACAGTGCTCTGAAGAAAGAGTTCAGGCAATTTTTCGAGAAGATGGATACGGGTTTTGAGTCACTGACTGATGATCAGAAAAATAGCTTGTATGAGCAGAAAGCATCAGCTTGGTACCAGGTGACTTACCACCCTGATTGGGTGAAAAGGTCACTCGATTTGCAAAGGCCAGATGGCCCAGGAGATGTGGTGATGTTAAGCTTTGCCTGGATTGCAGCTGACTACCTTGCTCGGATCAAGATCAAGCGCCGTGAAGTGGGTAATATTGACTCTAAGAAGCCAATCAATGCTTTGACGAAGTACCTTGCTGATCGGATATGA